TTGCTCCAGAATTTCTTCTTAGATGCAGAGATTGGCTATTCGTTTAAAACGATTGAAGATAGAAACTGGAACGAGGAGTGGGAAAAGCATTATTTTCAACCCATTGTATTTGAAAACAAATGCATTATTCACAGTTCATTCCATCGACCCGGCGGGGATTATAATTATCGTATCCTTATCGATCCTAAAATGGCATTTGGAACGGGCCATCATCAAACCACAGGGTTGATATTGAAAGAAATTTTATCGATGGACCTGCAAAACAAATCTGTTTTGGATATGGGTTGCGGAACAGCTATTCTTGCCATTCTGGCTTCAATGTGTGGTGCTGATCCCATCATTGCAATTGATATTGATGAATGGGCATACCAAAATGCTTTGGAAAACGTTCACTTAAACCGTATTAATAATATCAGCGTGTTATGCGGTGATTCCGGACTGTTAGGAAACGATATGTTTGATGTGATTTTCGCCAACATTAACCGGAATATTTTGTTGCAGGACATTCCGGCTTACACGAAAGTTCTAAATCCTGGTGGAAAGCTTGTCATGAGTGGTTTTTACAGGGAAGATATTCCGGTGATTCATGAAAAATGTGTGCAGTATGGATTAACGTATCGTGATTTCTCTGAAATGGAAAACTGGGTGGCTGTTGTATGTGAAAAATGAGCTTTCCTGCGAATTATCTTTTGTTTTACCCCCAAATAAGTTGTAACTTTGCACCTTATTTCGTGTATTCACATTTTTTGTTTAGGTTATTTTTTTTATGGAATGGATTAATGATTTGATCTTCGGATCGGGTGTTGCGCACGCCATTTTTGTACTTGCGCTGGTAATTTCTTCCGGAATCCTGCTGGGAAAAATTAAAGTCTTCGGTGTTTCTCTCGGAATAACGTGGATTCTGTTTGTAGGTATATTTTTGGGTCATCTGGGTTTAGGGATTGATGAACATATTCTTCATTTTATAAAAGAATTTGGGCTCATCCTTTTTATCTATTCTATTGGGATGCAAGTAGGTCCCAGTTTTTTTTCTTCCTTCAAGCAAGGCGGGATCACCCTGAATTTATTGGCCTCATCGGTAGTATTTCTGGGCGTTATCACCACTTACGTAATTCATGTTATAACCGGATTACCCATTTCTACCATGGTGGGAATATTATCTGGAGCGGTAACTAATACCCCGGGACTGGGTGCGGCGCAACAAACTTACTTTGACGTAACCGGCTCCCAGGATCCTTCTATAGCCATGGGATATGCAGTAGCCTATCCCCTTGGTGTTGTAGGTATTATTCTTAGTCTTATACTCTTTAAGTCGCTGTTCAGGATAAATTTTGCCAGGGAGAACGAAGCAATCAGTATAACAAATGCTTCTAAAATGACCGAAGCACAAATGTTTTCACTTCAGGTACATAATCCGGCTGTTTTTGGCAAAACCATCCACGAGATAAAAAGCCTCATGGATAAGGAATTTGTCATTTCCAGAGTCCTGCACAACGATTCCGGAATATTAACGGTGCCTCTGCCGCACACCGTATTGAATGAGAACGATAAAATACTGGTGGTTACAAACCTACAAAATATTGAACTTATTGAAGCTTTGATCGGTCAAAAAATCGATATGGATAGAAACGAGTGGAATAAGCTTGACAATCAATTGATTTCGCGAAGAATAAATGTAACCAAGGCGGGAATTAATGGAAAATCTATCGGACAATTGCGGTTAAGAAATTTGTACGGAGTAAATATTACCCGGGTTAACCGCGCCGGCGTTGATCTGGTTGCTGATCCGAGACTACAGTTGCAGCTGGGTGACCGGGTAACCGTTGTGGGTTCCGAAGCATCCATCGCTAATGTTGAAAAATTCCTTGGAAACTCGTTGAAAAGGCTGCGTGAACCCAACCTTATATCTATTTTTATCGGGATCGCCCTGGGAGTTTTAATCGGAAGCATCCCCTTTATGTTTCCTGGAATCCCCCAACCCGTAAAACTAGGACTGGCGGGTGGCCCTCTTATTGTTGCAATTCTTATCAGTAAATTCGGACCTAAATACGGATTGGTAACCTACACAACGATGAGCGCAAACCTGATGCTTCGGGAAATAGGTATAGCGTTATTCCTTGCATGCGTAGGATTAAGCGCAGGAGAAGGCTTTGTTGAAACCGTGGTAAATGACGGATACAAATGGATCGCATACGGAGCCATTATCACGGTTGTTCCACTTTTAATTGTGGGTACTATCGGAAGAAAAGTTTATAAAATCAATTACTTTACGCTGATGGGATTGATTGCGGGAAGTATGACCGATCCCCCGGCTCTTTCATACGCTAATGCGACTGCAGGAAACGATTTCCCAGCAGTAAGCTATGCGACTGTCTATCCGCTTACCATGTTCCTGCGGGTTATTACGGCGCAATTGATGATTCTGCTGTTTCTATAAACTCCTTCTGATCGATTTCTAGAACAGGAACAGACGAACAGGGAACAGGGTCTTCAGCTAAGTGTGATGTCTGCAATCGTTTGCACGTGATAATGTTTAAAAAAAACTTATTCTGGTTATCTATCCGTTTGAAATAGTTGTAGTTTTGTTTTCAATCGGCAGGGGCGATAAGGTCGGTTACGTTTAAAGAAAATAAGTTAGAATGAGCCTTATAAAATTCCAAATAAGTTATCACACAAATTTTGGTCAAGAAATCTATGTTTGTGGTTCAATTCCCGAGTTGGGCAACCTTGATGAGACCGGTGCATTAAAATTAACCTGCGAAGGGGAGGTGTGGTCTGCCGAAACAGAGAGTAAAACAACCGGACAAATCGAATATTATTATTTCTTGAAAGAGCAGGGTAAAACTATTCGAAAAGAGTGGGGGAGCCATCGTAGATTACAGGTTGAGAAATCGAAGATGTTTTTTGTTCAAGATTTGTGGAAAAATAAACCCTATCACGGTTACCTGTATTCATCGGCTTTTACTGAAAGTATCTTTTTCCACGAAAAAGCCAACTCAACTTTATCCTATTTTTCCAACAGTATTTTATTGAATGTGATATGCCCTTTTGTGAAAAAAGGGCAGAAGTTGGTTGTTTCCGGTGAAATTGACCAATTGGGAAACTGGGCTTTAAATAAAGCCAAACCACTTGATTATGTCGGAAACGGAGAATGGCAAATACTCCTGAACGCTAAAAGCCTTCCCAATGAGTTTTATTATAAGTTTGTTATCGTAGATGAGGATACCCGCCAGTCCATACATTGGGAAGATGGCGGAAACAGGATTTTGTCAACGCAAAAAGCAAAAAACCAAAACAGTGTATGGGTTGAAATGGGGTTGCAATTTCATTACAACTACTTTTTGTTTAAAGGTACGGGAACGGCTATTCCTGTATTTTCGCTTCGAAGTGAAAGTAGTTTCGGAATTGGGGATTTTCTCGATCTGAAAAAAATGATCGACTGGGCTGCGCTGACCCATCAGCAACTTATCCAGATGCTGCCCATTAACGATACTATCACTACCCAAACGTGGAGAGACTCTTATCCTTACAGTGCTATTTCGTGTTATGCATTGCATCCCATTTATTTGGGACTTTCGGCTTTCCCGCTAAAGGATCAGTCAAAGATGAATGCTTTCCTGGAAGAAGCCCGGAAATTGAATAAATTGGCTGATCTTGATTATGAAAAGGTGTTGAGTTTGAAGAAAAGATATACAGAACACCTTTTTGAACAGGAAAAGGATGAAATTTTATCATCCGCGGCGTATCAAGTGTTTTATGAAAAAAACCGGTTCTGGCTTTTTTCGTACGCGGCATATTGCTATTTGAGGGATAAGTTAGGCACGGCGCGGTTTACCGATTGGGGAGAGTTTGCAGTTTATAATGAACAAAAGTTGCAACAACTTATCGAGGAGGACCCCGAGGCAAAAATTGTGACCGATTTTTATGCTTTTACTCAGTATTTGCTGGACAAACAGTTGGGTGAAGTTCAGGAGTATGCTCACGGGAAAGGGGTCGCTTTAAAGGGAGACATACCTATTGGAATAAATCGCGATAGCATTGATGCCTGGACAACGGGCTATCTTTTCAATATGGATACGCAAACAGGAGCACCGCCCGATGATTTTTCCTTTTTCGGGCAAAATTGGGGATTTCCTACTTACAACTGGTGCGCGATGGAACAGGAAGGTTATGCATGGTGGAAAAACCGGTTCTGTAAAATGGCAGATTATTTTGATGCTTACCGCATCGACCATATTTTGGGCTTTTTCCGCATTTGGGAGATTCCCATGCACTCTGTCCAGGGATTATTGGGGTATTTTAGTCCGGCCTTGCCTTATTGGCCCGAAGAGTTGAATCTGGCAGGCATTCCTTTCGATGAAGAACGGATGACAAAGCCATTTATACACGAAGCATTTTTGCCTGAAATATTTGGTGAATATACTCCCGAAGTGATGGCGGAGTACCTCGAGGTTTCCGGATGGCAGCGCTTCAACCTTAAAAAAGAATACGATACACAACGAAAAATTCAACACTTTTTTGGGGGTAAGGCAGACGTTAAAAATCTGAAAATCCGTGATGGGTTGTATGCATTGTGCAACGAAGTATTGTTTGTAAGAGACCGGATGAATCATAACCTGTTCCACCCGCGTATTACGGCGCAACATAGTTATTCTTATAGGTATCTCGACGATAATGTGAAAAGTGCTTTTAACCGGCTTTACGATGATTTTTATTACCGGCGTCACAACTATTTCTGGCGCGAACAGGCCATGAGGAAATTGCCACAACTCATTTCTTCAACCCCTATGTTGGTTTGCGGAGAAGACTTGGGGATGGTGCCCGATAGTGTGCATTCGGTAATGAACGAACTCCAAATACTCAGTCTGGAAATTCAACGGATGCCGAAAGACCCGAACGTATCGTTTTCCGATCTCCATTCATTGCCTTATCTTTCGGTTGCCACAACGTCAACCCACGATATGTCACCGATAAGGTTGTGGTGGAAGGAGAACAAGGAGATTACCCAAAAATATTACAACGAGATTCTTAACCACGAAGGGGAGGCTCCAGACGAATGTTCTCCCGAATTGTGCCGGCAGATTATACAACAACACTTGAATTCGTCGGCCATGTGGGTGATTTTACCCTGGCAGGACTGGATATCGCTTTCCGGAGAGCTTTCGCGGAAGGATCCTGCAGAAGAACGTATAAATGTGCCAGCTAATCCCGAGCATTACTGGCGGTACAGGATGCATATTTCGTTGGATGACTTGTTGAAGAAAAGTGAATTTAATGCAACCATAAAATTGATGGTGGAAAGATAAAATTATGCAGGATTAATGGTGTAAAACCCATAATTATAGTACCTTTGCACCATCAAACGCATAATTTACCGCTCAAGATGAAAATAAACCCTGTTGTTGTCTTTCTTTTTTTTGTTTTCTTGTTTGTAAACTGTTCCGGTAATGGCAAAGGTAATCGTGAACAGGAAGGTAAAGACACAGCATTTGCTCAGAAAAATCGGAAACAAACGAGACAGGAGGATTTTTATCAATTTCTTGATAAATTTAATTCAAAAAGGATTTTTCAGCTGGAAAGAATTAT
This portion of the Petrimonas sulfuriphila genome encodes:
- the prmA gene encoding 50S ribosomal protein L11 methyltransferase, which produces MKYVEVNLICNPDSEIITDVLAAQLSDIGFESFVKSNTGLLAYVPEPTFSTEKIDTLLQNFFLDAEIGYSFKTIEDRNWNEEWEKHYFQPIVFENKCIIHSSFHRPGGDYNYRILIDPKMAFGTGHHQTTGLILKEILSMDLQNKSVLDMGCGTAILAILASMCGADPIIAIDIDEWAYQNALENVHLNRINNISVLCGDSGLLGNDMFDVIFANINRNILLQDIPAYTKVLNPGGKLVMSGFYREDIPVIHEKCVQYGLTYRDFSEMENWVAVVCEK
- a CDS encoding putative transporter, producing the protein MEWINDLIFGSGVAHAIFVLALVISSGILLGKIKVFGVSLGITWILFVGIFLGHLGLGIDEHILHFIKEFGLILFIYSIGMQVGPSFFSSFKQGGITLNLLASSVVFLGVITTYVIHVITGLPISTMVGILSGAVTNTPGLGAAQQTYFDVTGSQDPSIAMGYAVAYPLGVVGIILSLILFKSLFRINFARENEAISITNASKMTEAQMFSLQVHNPAVFGKTIHEIKSLMDKEFVISRVLHNDSGILTVPLPHTVLNENDKILVVTNLQNIELIEALIGQKIDMDRNEWNKLDNQLISRRINVTKAGINGKSIGQLRLRNLYGVNITRVNRAGVDLVADPRLQLQLGDRVTVVGSEASIANVEKFLGNSLKRLREPNLISIFIGIALGVLIGSIPFMFPGIPQPVKLGLAGGPLIVAILISKFGPKYGLVTYTTMSANLMLREIGIALFLACVGLSAGEGFVETVVNDGYKWIAYGAIITVVPLLIVGTIGRKVYKINYFTLMGLIAGSMTDPPALSYANATAGNDFPAVSYATVYPLTMFLRVITAQLMILLFL
- a CDS encoding 4-alpha-glucanotransferase codes for the protein MSLIKFQISYHTNFGQEIYVCGSIPELGNLDETGALKLTCEGEVWSAETESKTTGQIEYYYFLKEQGKTIRKEWGSHRRLQVEKSKMFFVQDLWKNKPYHGYLYSSAFTESIFFHEKANSTLSYFSNSILLNVICPFVKKGQKLVVSGEIDQLGNWALNKAKPLDYVGNGEWQILLNAKSLPNEFYYKFVIVDEDTRQSIHWEDGGNRILSTQKAKNQNSVWVEMGLQFHYNYFLFKGTGTAIPVFSLRSESSFGIGDFLDLKKMIDWAALTHQQLIQMLPINDTITTQTWRDSYPYSAISCYALHPIYLGLSAFPLKDQSKMNAFLEEARKLNKLADLDYEKVLSLKKRYTEHLFEQEKDEILSSAAYQVFYEKNRFWLFSYAAYCYLRDKLGTARFTDWGEFAVYNEQKLQQLIEEDPEAKIVTDFYAFTQYLLDKQLGEVQEYAHGKGVALKGDIPIGINRDSIDAWTTGYLFNMDTQTGAPPDDFSFFGQNWGFPTYNWCAMEQEGYAWWKNRFCKMADYFDAYRIDHILGFFRIWEIPMHSVQGLLGYFSPALPYWPEELNLAGIPFDEERMTKPFIHEAFLPEIFGEYTPEVMAEYLEVSGWQRFNLKKEYDTQRKIQHFFGGKADVKNLKIRDGLYALCNEVLFVRDRMNHNLFHPRITAQHSYSYRYLDDNVKSAFNRLYDDFYYRRHNYFWREQAMRKLPQLISSTPMLVCGEDLGMVPDSVHSVMNELQILSLEIQRMPKDPNVSFSDLHSLPYLSVATTSTHDMSPIRLWWKENKEITQKYYNEILNHEGEAPDECSPELCRQIIQQHLNSSAMWVILPWQDWISLSGELSRKDPAEERINVPANPEHYWRYRMHISLDDLLKKSEFNATIKLMVER